The genome window tgagcttCTTAGTCGGCTTCCGCCGGGTTCTTGTcggtttttatttttgaaggaTCCCCGGACGTTGAGGGTtttgggttaggagtactatgtctggcacTCGCTACATCCAGTTTGAcgacagtggattccaggctgaaagccactagtccgtctgccgcctcacTCCGGGAggttcctgcggttggtttcagcacagcggtgctaggGCTTCCCCGGCCACCatggtaagggtcttatttgaaattgaaggtgtccaaggtattcagagttctcatactaaagaccaagctccccattggccatgcAGCCCGCGGCGTATGcttttccaccttggcttggggtcgtATTAGCTCCTTAGCAGATTTCTTCAGCTTTGAGCTGATTCACTGCTTCTTAATGTAAATAATCAACACTCCAGTAATGTCTAGCGGGTATAGCTCTTAACAGTTTCCTCTCATTCTAAAAAATTTACCATACTTTGCGTGTCTAGTGCCCGCTGCTTTGGAGGCTTTCTTGAGTTAAAGAAATGAGTCACCCTTTAGAGTTCTTCACCTTCTTCTGGTGAAAACAGCCTCGATGTTCCTTAATTAGCGATCGTCCTTAGCTTCCCAATTCTGCTCCCTGGGCAGAGGGGAGGCAGCACCTGACGAGTTGCTTCTGACTTGGACGAAACCGGAAGTCGtccatttttctaaatttgGGTTCTAGCCCAGAAGAGGAGGGTCCGCGCTATCAGGCGGATGACTAACACAGGAAGAAGTTCAGATGGGGTCTGGACAACATACAGAATAAGGCACGTTAGGTTCTGGTGAAGTCTACACAGCGTTGCTGGCTTTTTGGACTGAAAACTGTGCAATCTTCATCAATGTTATACCTGAATCCGTGTAAATATACAATAAGATACTCTTTGTTTCCACTTAATATCCAATGAACATTAGAGATATTAGATAATATCTAAACAACTTCTAATTCAGGTTTGCATTTCATGTATATTTATTAGAGTATATAGGATACATGTTCCCATGAGTTATGTAGAAAGCAGCTATTCTAAAACCAGCGATTCATAGGGATCAAGAGTGATTGCTGACACCTTCATGGTTTCACTGTGAATATAGAATAAATTTAAGATACGTGTTCCCCTTTATTAAATTTCTTAAACTCACTTAGCATTTCTCTTCGATTGGACCGAAGCAATCCGAACTTTCATAGTAGAAGGTATTGCGGCTGACCACTGTTGGACATAGACAGTTTGGGACTTGTCTGACACATTCATCAATAAAAGAATTGTATTTGATCCTGATAAGCTCCTGTGAATTTTGTGtgtaaaagatacttttattaTCTATTCTTGAGTGTGAAAATAATAGCAATGTAAACTTACCTTTGGACAGCAAGCACATTATCGTTCAGTGCCTTATATTTAAGATCACCACGTTGTAGGGTCCTGGATGTCTTACGAAGTTGTACTAAATCCTTGTAGACCTTCAAATGACTTCTTGCGGCGGCTAGCTCTGCTTTAACATTGACTTGTTTATAGTTGGGGTGAATGGGAAGCCATGTTTTGTTAGCCGTCGAAAAACCTTGAAACAAGAATAGACAATGGAAGTAGCGACAATATATATTTCACTATGTAGGTTTATTTGATACTCGAAATGTTCATGACtcatttaataaaatataatcctttttgccttgtttttaaggttttttccgTTTGTCCATTgctccgtctgttcgtctgtctgtccgtcgcacgcatCTTTCTCCAAGACGGAGCGATTCActccgaatttggtggaaaggtaggagCTGTGATATGACTTACACTGATATCCTCAGGaaagtcaaatccgatcctgagctgttGGAGCTTGTAGGAAACGTCAGCCGAATAGACgcacccaaaaaggagatttgatgctgaagAAGTCTGGGGGCAAAATTTCCTCAGCaaagtggagaagtccttaggagaagaggcACAAATACGGGTCAAACagcaggagattgttatacaatatcaaaacattgatgaaatcacgaccaaggaggatatccgcggggtcttagaaaagcagtttgaACCACTTGGTTTGCAAGATTCTACTATCAGCAGACTCCAGGGTAGGCACGCAACGGCAATCATAAGCTTACTAGTTGAAACAGCGGTCAAACTtctggcggctggtaaagtaaaaaaaagttGGATCGTTTACCGACATAGGGAGCAGATGTCCCTCAGGCGCTGCTTTAGATGTTGGAATTGGGATCGGATGTTGGAttgggatcggtacttggtcccctgttgtggaatatcatgtataatggggtgcttgctcttcccatcccagaggggactacgattgtcggctttgctgatgacctagctgtggttgttgcagcaaaacacctagAAGATGTgaaggtttacgcaacagaaacagtgagagcggcaaagtcctggctagaaaaggccgggctgaccttggcagacgcgaaaacggaagcggtcttaataacgaaacgcaggaaaaataacactgtaaaagtggaggtcagtGGAAATACCCGGGGGTattaattgacaccaaattgagttttagggaacacctagagtatgcatgccaaaaggcagccagtgccgccacggcacttgcaaaaatgttgccaaatattggtgggccgaaacattgccggaggttggtgctagccggagtggtgcgctccatcctgctctactcgtcgcctgtgtgggcagaggcgcttgcaaactctcagggacggaagcaggtgaactcagtttaccggcggatggctctgagggtttgcagtgcttttagaaccacatcagatgaggcagtattggtggtggcaggcatgatcccggttgacattctggccaaagaaatgagtgtcctgtacaatgcaagacatatggaggggcatgcgcagcgtagaaatgcggcaaggtcagagtcgcttgatctctggcaacgcagatgggacgaatctgcgaaaggtcggtggacgcacaggctcattcccaacattagggtgtggcttgagcgaaaacatgggggaCCAACTattacattacccagttcctcgcgggacacggtggttgctacaggcagtactgcaccgctttgggttggatgattctccgaactgtcctagatgcgatggcataccggaggatcccgagcatatgatgtttcactgcccacgatttgcgatggagagaaggagctgaaaccaggtgctgggcaggagcgggaccccggagagcttggttactgagatgctggagtccgaggagaagtggcttgcggttggctccgcaatcatccaaatgcaggaggagttgctgaaggaataaagaaggaggaaagctgcaaattggagaaggatgagtgcctaagagcaaacctaccccgcgaagtaatacctcaatggtggtcccgcggggctggggctggggctggagagaccgggggtggttttagtgggtgtgaatcgcccgctgtagttccgccgttcgggcggcggacgtgtctttctaagatgttccacctccgtgtacgcacaaaaaaaaaagaaaaaaacagatGTTAGAATTTGACGACAAagagcagatgcccagtgtttaggatgAAACAGATCAACCTTAGCCATTgcaaggcagcgcaagaccttcacTCGCAGAAcgtctatgagaagggaattgaAGCTGGCATAATCAGTGggccttatcgcaataataaggGCGGTGCCTGGGCTggagatgtaactggcaaggtgACAATATAGGCGTGtggaaatgaagccattcatgaaatgatggagtttccagaagttggattcgtcagggcgaaaatagctggtatctatatatataattgctatgatccaccaagcgcgacgatagcagaattcgaaggtATGCtaatctcggatgcaagaagtcgaattCCCAAGATTATAGCGGGTGGTTTCAACGCGTCGATTGGAGTAGTCGCagtacgaacaccaggggccgtatcctgtcCAAGGCTTTTTCGGAGCTAGACGGAGCCAATACgagaaatgtttccacttttcagGGTCGGGTTTAATAgttgatctgacatatgtgagtggcacattggcgaggagaatgacatggtttgtcagtgagcattatacccatggcgaccaccaggcaattttccttcaGATATATGGACAATGTGACGATGTGTGTTTCCGCGGAGCTGAAAACCGAAGCTGATCCGTGAAAAGTTTTGAAGGAGATTCATTCATAAAAATGCTATTAGGAGGCCACAATCCTGGCGGTGCAGCTTTAGAAAAGGTAGatcaaatgatgggacgcataatgaGAGGATgcaacgctgctatgccgaggtgGCGGTTCCCCGCAAAAAggtgctcaaactattggtggaatgacaAGATCGCGTAGTTTCGGGCCACATGGTTTCGAGCTTGAAGGATCTACCAACGATCAAGAAAAAGACCGGATTTggacgagaaacggcaagtatatgtgaaccttcaagGTAGgcttaagaaggctatatggACCAGCAAGGAAGAATGCTTCAAAAAACTTTGCGGAGaggctgacgaaagccgttggGGAACAGCGTACTGGGTGGTTTTGAAGAAGATGgcagggcgaacaccacaactgacctgcccgcatcttctctTCGATATCGTCGTGACACTTTTCCCCCAGGGGAACGTAAAAACACAAGCAAGtattggacgtctacactatACCTGCGGGAACTGAGGAagaacttgcgcaaatttgccaGAGAAATGGTTTTAACAAAGCTCCTGGTCTGGACGCTGTTCCCTATAGAGCTCTTAAATgcactgttaagaccagacccgactggtttattagcgtatttgaaacatgcatggtagtaGGTGTTTTCCCcaaccggtggaagaggcaaaaactagttttgcttccgaagccgaataagcacccaggataTCCACCATCATACCGCCCAATTTGCCTCATCGATAAGGTAGGAAGGATCCTCGAAAAgcccatctacaatagacttttcattattattgaatataaggatggattaTCGGAGCGAccatttggatttcgacaagcccacccaacgatcgacgccgtagatgttgttttgaagctggctcgagacgtgATTTCGTCTAATAAATGTTGTGCCGTGGTGtcgttggacgtcaaaaatgccttcaattgcgTTAGCTGGAAGTGGGTAAAAACCTCAGTTGCtcaaacgggtgtccctagctttttaactaagctcctcgaaagttacctctcggaaaggAAACTTTGGTAcaatacggatgagggatccaagcagtacattGTCACCGCAGCAGTACCACAGGGCGCAGTCTTGATTCGGAAGTTGGTTTGGAAGGGTTGGAAGAAGAATACGTTTAATATTCGTGCTTGTAGTaatatcatcacttcgaagccggttatcaaatacctgggggtaatgattgacgctaaaatcaatttcaagggacaccatGACTATGCCTGTGAAAAAGCGGCAAATATCAGCGAAACTTAAGGGCAAGTGATGCCTAATATTAGAGAAataagatacagtcgcagattacttatgtctggagtggttcgctccacactattataagCGGCACCACTTTGGGAGcgtgtgaggaggaggagaagggtaaatatgactaaccgcttagtggcgctgaCAGTGTGCAGCGTcctcagaacaatatcaggcgacgtAGCGTGTGTTATTGTGGCAATGATCCCGATGGACATTCTAGCAGGTGAAGCACGCTGCTTGTACGAGAAAAAGATAAGGAATGCACCTGAAAGGGATACATAATAccaaaaggcggcaaggcgagagtcgctggaaaagtgctagCAGCGGTGAAATGACTTGCAGAGGGGTCGCCCagactttgattccccgtattgaggagtagaTCCAGCGACGACCTGGTGAGATTAATCACCATCTGACCCAATTCCTGTCAgtgcatggtggttacaggaagtatctgcaccaattcaggccggactattctcccttttgtcctgaatgtagtTGCACACATGAGGACCCGGAGCcggttccactgtccacgattttactcagagaggaggagcctgaaagactctctgaaaataaacataagcccgcagaacatagTCGGGggaatgctgaagtcggagggaaactggtgaacTCCACAATCAAAAGTATTTAGGAGGAACTTGGTATAGCGGAGCCTGCAAGGGGGACGCGAAGAATGGAAGGTTTTGTCTCTTAAAGCGTAGTAGAGAAGGAGAAAGGGGGTGGTTTTCAGtggatgagaatcccacacaatgTTGCAACCTGAGGGGGCAGTGTCCCtgtagatttccacctccatccataacaaaaagaaaaaaactaacagacagacagacagacagtaaaccaattttaataaggttttgttttacacaaaagaagGTAATTCTAATTTGATTTCTGACTGAACCATGAACTATCACTTGTGTgaataaacattaaaatcaactATATTCCTGCCCAGATCAGAGCAGGCAATCAACAGTagaagttttgaaattttacctgcATTCTTCGAATCGTCCCATTGAAAAGGTGTCCTTGCTGGATCCCGTGTGAATTGTTGAAAGATTTGAGGATTTGAATTGCATGCGGCTGGATCGACCGTATCGTTCCACGATATATCAACATCCAACATTCCTATTTCCTCGCCCTGTGAAAGAATAGGTTACAACAGCGTTAAAGTGGATAAATCTCTGGGGAGGAGAAAAATGCTCATTCGATAGTAAAACGTGATTACAATATATCAAGGCATTACATGGAGGAAGGCTGAATTCAACTACAAAACTTTTGTATTCCCGATGTGCAAAGATACTTACGTTGTATGTGACACTAGCTCCGGGCAATACCATAAGGAGCATGTTCATGGAATCAATCCTTTCAGGTCCGTAGCGACTTCCCACTCGTCGGTTGTCGTGGTTTCCAATCTAATTTGTGAAAACAGATATTGTGAGAATGAGACTACTTCGTTGGTGCAGTTTTTATCAGGTCATTGCAATCTAGTTTTGTCCTTACCACCCAATTTGCAGTGTATTGCTTCGGCATGTTATCCATCCATAGAGCAATAACAGCAGCATAGTCTGGTGCCTTCGAGGTTCCATTAGCTCGCCTGATGAAGTTAAAATTGAAGGGAATATGGGCACCATTATATGTTCCATTTCCATAATACTGCATTATGATATTAATGGGCGAATAAATTTCAGTAAGGATTATCCTGGTATCGCCACCATTTTTTCGTTGGTATTCATCGAGAAAAGCACGAGTTCTATAGACAAGCTCGGTGGTTTCTGGTTGATCttgtgtgtaaatatgtgtcaGATAGTCGGCGTTCTCTGGGTCGCTGGTGAGACCACTTTTTGGCTCATCTGGATACTTTCCTTTACTATCAGCTTTCACTTCAAAAACCGTTGGAACTGAATCCACACGGAATCCAGCGACCCCTTTATCAAGCCAAAAAGTGAGGACATCTTCCATGGCTTCAATTACAAGTGGATTGCGATAATTTAAATCTGGCTGTTCAGCTAAATATTGATGGAGATAAAATTGTTGACGTTTGGTATTCCATTTCCAGGCACTTCCTCGAAACATTGATAGCTGGAAAGGTATAGAACATTTTAGATGAGTAGTGAAACTATGCGAACGGCTCCTTCAAATATAGTCCTACAATCATTAAACACGGCTATTCAGTGGGCAAAGGAAAAACAGTCGTAGAAAGAATATATTCTGGATGCAGAATATGTTGATAAAACGGAGTGCGATACCCAAACGAGTCTAAGTCAGACTAGAAAGGGATAGCGCTCAAGCAAAATTGGAAAGATAGCAGAAAGGAGTCCGCTTAGATGATATCCTGATTTCTAAGAAAAGTAGCCTTAGCTTTCGGCTGGTCTCTAATCCAGGGACTTAGAAGCTTAGTATGTATCACTCGAACAAGGAGGGCACAAAAGGACAATGACCTCTCTAACTCGAGGGATCCTTCAGAGCTGCGAGCACTGGACGTGCAAAGCCCGGTCAAATTTTTTGGGAAAGAAAGGAAACTGTTCACAGCTGTACCCCACTCTAGAATACATTAAAAAGGCTAAAAGGAAAAAGTTAAATGGGACTGCAAAAAAACATCAAATGTTCCCTAGACTATTTAGATGTTTACAGTGCTGCTACTACCTGGTTAGGCCATTCCATGAAGCTAGGTGGGAATGGGATTTTTAGAGCAATGCAGCAGCATTTATGGATGATAGCAACTTCCTTACTCTGCAACCTCTAAGGtttccaaagaattgtttacctgaTGTCTGCAGTCTGACTTTAGATAGCCAGGTTACAAGGCCGTTAATTAGTTTTAGGAAAAGTATCCTTTccaagatccatcctgtccgaggctcctttcgtagcttcgtaacatcggttttccatgtagggttgtcagccccaccTAACCCCGAACCAGGAGGaccgttggtacaatttgtcccgttttcaggtgcgcagcctacataacgacgaaatctatgagcgataccatgaccgtccggttgtggataaaatccggctcaacaggttacggtgagcgggtcacttaatccgtatggatgaggatgatccagcgcagaaagtctataagggcaatatctatggtaggaaaagaagacgaggcagatcctgcctaagatagagcgatggcgtaggccaggacgccagacagcttttagggatatcgaattggtggacctcggcgcaaaac of Hermetia illucens chromosome 4, iHerIll2.2.curated.20191125, whole genome shotgun sequence contains these proteins:
- the LOC119653563 gene encoding maltase A3-like yields the protein MKDFGYDIADFKAIQPEYGTMADFEALLKRASELGIKLIMDLVPNHTSDLHEWFQKSVNRVKGYEDFYVWHDGYPDPKNSSNRLPPSNWLSMFRGSAWKWNTKRQQFYLHQYLAEQPDLNYRNPLVIEAMEDVLTFWLDKGVAGFRVDSVPTVFEVKADSKGKYPDEPKSGLTSDPENADYLTHIYTQDQPETTELVYRTRAFLDEYQRKNGGDTRIILTEIYSPINIIMQYYGNGTYNGAHIPFNFNFIRRANGTSKAPDYAAVIALWMDNMPKQYTANWVIGNHDNRRVGSRYGPERIDSMNMLLMVLPGASVTYNGEEIGMLDVDISWNDTVDPAACNSNPQIFQQFTRDPARTPFQWDDSKNAGFSTANKTWLPIHPNYKQVNVKAELAAARSHLKVYKDLVQLRKTSRTLQRGDLKYKALNDNVLAVQR